Within Bacillota bacterium, the genomic segment CCTGCACCTGGAAGCTGAAGTAGGCGGCCAGCCGCTCCCCGTCGCGGATGGCGAGGTAGACCGTCCCCGGGGTGAGCCAGAGGCGGGCGAGCGAGGGCAGGTCCAGCGGCTCGGGGAAGACCCGCGCCTCGATCTCCGCCACCTCCGCCAGCTCCTCGAACCTCAGGAAGCCCAGCGGCCAAGAGGCCGCCTCTCGCGCCGCTTCCACTCCGCGCACCCCCCGTCGTCTGCGGAGGCAGCCTATGTGGCCGGCGCGGCGGCCGCTTCCTGTCCCCCGGCGCGCGAACCGTCGTCCACGCCGCCGCATATCGCTGCCAGCGAGTCACTGCGGAAACGGGAGGGGGCGAGCTCCCTGGAGGTACCG encodes:
- a CDS encoding GNAT family N-acetyltransferase, whose protein sequence is MRRRGRRFARRGTGSGRRAGHIGCLRRRRGVRGVEAAREAASWPLGFLRFEELAEVAEIEARVFPEPLDLPSLARLWLTPGTVYLAIRDGERLAAYFSFQVQGPTAHVIANATRPEYQGRGLGHRILREAEPVARSRGARWFLGEVRRSNLRQLAVLRELGWVEVGRCPRFFGNGEEAVVVWRCLP